One genomic region from Hirundo rustica isolate bHirRus1 chromosome 5, bHirRus1.pri.v3, whole genome shotgun sequence encodes:
- the KDM3A gene encoding lysine-specific demethylase 3A, whose amino-acid sequence MVLRLEGSWSLLVGKRFLCLSEEEDRTWDASLISEWPWKSGRIRAVSHTDISKQDLKICVEFDEESWEKRRWIEVYSRMMIAFLVEQKLVLAERKTQSMPPVQWPAMTYKSLVDKAGMGSLVSVRYLGEEKCVFLSKDLLTPIKDMDSSRLSLKDDQNVNEEIQALVKKHLDETRLVQGGKNIIGSKIRIYSLDPSTQWFTAVVVNGNPATRTLEVNCQEIPALKTLDPELIHVEIIYDNNGKCDKSKRIGGVKRKSSENSGSVDAKHTKSSPEVSPSQGHVQSVPTVLGEALLGCTPANKDQRHPGLPLPANSPPNLGAETPQGTCRRSLPETHPSCLNTGVKPLTEDLTAFPKVGFVSKEQTQNPSDQNGKYTSLKTSRSSSLTDSANEKGTNLKNTNDPFVKATTNFPKECISMKQLQHPNPSIAIPRGSGTVELQRTLDCRPSTSDAHLLSFSECGVKSQSSCNSHKGNKIDELADMEFFIRRNSNEILCDKSESESFWTGSAKVQDNIIVRKSILSDAAKVKKLQQSGEAFVQDGSCNNIAPHLHKCRECRLDSYRKNKEQRDSTVFCRFFHFRRLQFNKHGILREEGFLTPNKYDPEAISLWLPLSKNVVGLDLDTAKYILANIGDHFCQLVISEKEVMSTIEPHRQVAWKRAVRGVREMCDVCDTTIFNLHWVCSKCGFGVCVDCYRMRKKSSCEDDDSDTFSWFKCVKGQAHEPENLMPTQIIPGKALYDVGDIVHSVRTKWGIKANCPCANKQFKALSKPALKEDSKQHLASGDRPGLQHNSFVLSPQVTTHDPPLKSALGSKQAASVNTSPSLNWFSNLTSGNVNKENKEKLLIPISKNESKPLQTLPSLAKPAAALQTFNSAILTPVSNNNTGFLRNLLNSSAGKTDNGLKSTPKILDDIFASLVQNRAITDLPKKPQGLTIKPTIMGFDTPHYWLCDNRLLCLQDPNNESNWNVFRECWKQGQPVMVSGVHHKLNADLWKPESFRKEFGQQEVDLVNCRTNEIITGATVGDFWDGFEDISSRLRTEEGEPMVLKLKDWPPGEDFRDMMPSRFDDLMKNIPLPEYTRRGGKLNLASRLPNYFVRPDLGPKMYNAYGLITPEDRKYGTTNLHLDVSDAANVMVYVGIPKGQADQEEEVLKTIQDGDSDELTIKRFTESREKPGALWHIYAAKDTEKIREFLKKVAEEQGQENPVDHDPIHDQSWYLDRSLRKRLHQEYGVQGWAIVQFLGDVVFIPAGAPHQVHNLYSCIKVAEDFVSPEHVKHCFWLTQEFRYLSHTHTNHEDKLQVKNVIYHAVKDAVGILRANESSLSRP is encoded by the exons ATGGTGTTGAGGCTCGAGGGTAGCTGGTCGCTGCTCGTAGGGAAGAGGTTCCTCTGCCTGTcggaggaggaggacaggacGTGGGATGCCAGCCTCATCTCGGAATGGCCCTGGAAGTCGGGCAGGATCCGGGCTGTGTCACACACGGACATATCCAAACAAGACCTGAAG ATCTGTGTGGAATTTGATGAGGAATCATGGGAGAAGCGGAGATGGATAGAAGTCTACAGTCGGATGATGATAGCATTCCTGGTGGAGCAAAAGCTGGTGTTggctgaaagaaaaacccaGTCCATGCCTCCTGTCCAGTGGCCTGCAATG ACCTACAAGTCGTTAGTGGACAAAGCTGGAATGGGATCACTGGTTTCCGTGCGCTACCTGGGGgaagagaaatgtgtttttctttctaaagacCTCCTGACACCCATCAAG gATATGGACAGTTCCAGGCTTTCTCTTAAGGATGATCAAAATGTAAATGAAGAAATTCAGGCTTTGGTTAAGAAACACCTTGATGAGACACGCTTGGTCCAAG GTGGAAAGAATATCATTGGTTCAAAAATTAGGATTTATAGCCTGGACCCTTCTACTCAGTGGTTCACAGCAGTTGTTGTCAATGGTAATCCAGCTACGAGGACTTTAGAAGTCAACTGTCAGGAG ATTCCAGCTTTAAAAACTCTTGATCCAGAATTAATTCATGTGGAAATCATATATGACAACAATGGAAAATGTG ATAAATCAAAAAGAATTGGGGGTGTGAAAAGGAAGTCATCTGAGAACAGTGGAAGTGTTGATGCTAAACACACAAAATCTTCTCCTGAG GTTTCTCCCAGTCAGGGACACGTGCAGTCAGTACCAACTGTGCTGGGTGAAGCACTGCTGGGATGTACTCCTGCAAATAAAGACCAAAGGCACCCAGGCCTGCCCCTGCCAGCCAACTCACCACCCAACCTTGGTGCAGAAACTCCTCAGGG CACGTGTAGACGAAGCTTACCGGAAACTCATCCTTCCTGTCTTAATACTGGAGTTAAACCATTGACAGAAGATCTGACAGCCTTTCCTAAAGTGGGGTTTGTGTCtaaagaacaaacacaaaatccTAGTGATCAAAATGGTAAATACACCTCTTTGAAAACCTCAAGATCTTCATCTTTGACTGATTCAGCTAATGAAAAGGGAACCAACCTGAAGAATACTAATGACCCTTTTGTGAAGGCCACAACAAACTTTCCCAAGGAATGCATTTCCATGAAacagctgcagcatcccaacCCTTCCATAGCAATACCCAGAGGCAGTGGCACTGTTGAACTGCAACGAACTTTAGATTGCAGACCCTCAACCTCAGATGCTCATCTTCTGTCCTTCAGTGAATGTGGGGTTaaatcacagagcagctgcaacAGCCACAAAGGAAACAAGATTGATGAACTCGCAGACATGGAGTTTTTTATTAGAAGAAATTCAAATGAGATTCTTTGTGACAAAAGTGAAAGTGAAAGCTTCTGGACTGGAAGTGCCAAGGTCCAGGATAATA TAATTGTCCGCAAATCCATTTTATCTGACGCTGCTAAAGTGAAGAAGCTGCAACAGAGTGGAGAGGCCTTTGTGCAGGATGGCTCCTGCAATAACATCGCCCCTCACCTGCACAAGTGCAGGGAATGCCGCTTGGACAGCTACCGCAAGAACAAGGAGCAGAGAGACTCCACCGTCTTCTGCCGCTTCTTTCACTTCAGAAG GCTGCAGTTTAATAAGCATGGAATACTGCGTGAGGAAGGTTTCTTAACTCCAAATAAGTATGACCCTGAGGCTATTAGTCTGTGGCTACCTTTATCCAAAAACGTTGTGGGTCTGGATCTGGACACAGCAAAGTACATCCTCGCCAACATTGGAGACCACTTCTGCCAGCTGGTGATATCTGAAAAGGAAGTCATGTCAACGATTGAACCACACA GACAGGTGGCCTGGAAGCGCGCGGTTCGTGGCGTTCGCGAGATGTGTGACGTCTGTGACACCACCATCTTCAACCTGCACTGGGTCTGCTCCAAGTGTGGCTTTGGGGTGTGCGTGGATTGCTacaggatgaggaaaaaaagctcctgTGAAG atGATGACTCAGATACTTTCTCCTGGTTTAAATGTGTGAAGGGACAGGCACATGAACCAGAGAATCTAATGCCTACACAAATAATTCCTGGAAAAG CCCTCTATGATGTTGGTGACATCGTTCACTCTGTAAGAACAAAATGGGGAATAAAGGCAAATTGTCCATGTGCAAATAAGCAGTTCAAAGCACTATCAAAGCCAGCTCTAAAGGAGGATTCAAAACAG cACTTGGCATCTGGGGACAGGCCTGGCCTTCAACACAACAGTTTTGTCCTGAGCCCACAAGTCACTACACACGATCCTCCTCTAAAGTCAGCACTTGGAAGCAAACAAGCTGCTTCTGTAAATACTTCTCCTTCATTAAATTGGTTTTCAAACCTAACAAGTGGAAACgtgaataaagaaaacaaag aaaaacttCTCATACCAATTTCAAAGAATGAAAGTAAACCTCTCCAGACGCTGCCCAGCTTAGCCAagccagctgcagccctgcagacatTCAACAGTGCAATATTAACCCCTGTGAGCAACAACAACACGGGCTTCTTGCGGAACCTGTTGAATTCTTCTGCAGGAAAG ACAGACAATGGACTGAAGAGTACACCCAAAATCCTTGATGACATTTTTGCTTCCCTGGTGCAAAACAGAGCCATTACAGACTTGCCTAAGAAGCCTCAAGGACTGACCATAAAGCCCACGATAATGGGCTTTGACACGCCCCACTACTGGTTATGTGATAACCGCCTGCTGTGTCTTCAGGATCCCAACAACGAGAGCAATTGGAATGTCTTCAGGGAGTGCTGGAAGCAGGGACAG CCTGTAATGGTTTCAGGAGTGCATCACAAGTTAAATGCAGACCTCTGGAAACCAGAGTCCTTCAGGAAGGAATTTGGGCAACAGGAAGTAGATCTGGTTAACTGCAGGACCAACGAAATCATCACTGGAGCTACTGTAGGAGATTTCTGGGATGGTTTTGAAGATATTTCAA GTCGCCTGAGAACAGAGGAGGGAGAGCCAATGGTATTGAAGCTTAAGGACTGGCCTCCAGGAGAAGACTTCAGAGATATGATGCCCTCTCG GTTTGATGATTTGATGAAAAACATCCCTTTGCCAGAATATACCAGGAGAGGTGGCAAGCTCAACCTCGCCTCTCGACTTCCCAACTATTTCGTGCGGCCGGATTTGGGCCCCAAGATGTACAATGCCTATG GCCTAATAACACCAGAGGACAGAAAATACGGCACAACAAACCTCCACTTGGATGTGTCTGACGCAGCCAATGTCATGGTTTACGTGGGGATTCCCAAAGGCCAAGCCGATCAGGAAGAAG AAGTGCTTAAGACCATACAGGATGGTGACTCTGATGAACTGACAATTAAGCGTTTCACTGAAAGTCGAGAGAAGCCTGGAGCTCTGTGGCACATTTACGCTGCCAAAGATACAGAGAAAATCCGGGAGTTCCTTAAAAAG GTTGCAGAAGAACAAGGCCAAGAAAACCCTGTAGATCACGATCCCATTCATGATCAGAGTTGGTACCTGGACCGATCGCTGAGGAAGCGCCTTCATCAGGAGTACGGAGTTCAAGGCTGGGCTATTGTACAGTTTCTAGGAGATGTAGTTttcatcccagcaggagctccaCACCAG GTTCATAATTTGTACAGTTGTATTAAAGTTGCAGAAGACTTTGTATCCCCAGAGCATGTCAAACACTGCTTCTGGCTCACTCAGGAATTTAGATATCTGTCACATACGCATACGAACCATGAAGATAAATTGCAG GTGAAGAATGTCATATATCACGCTGTTAAAGATGCAGTTGGGATACTGAGAGCTAATGAATCCAGCCTTAGCAGACCGTGA